A stretch of the Archocentrus centrarchus isolate MPI-CPG fArcCen1 unplaced genomic scaffold, fArcCen1 scaffold_26_ctg1, whole genome shotgun sequence genome encodes the following:
- the LOC115776064 gene encoding spindle assembly abnormal protein 6-like, whose product MDSYNYKTDSEITINNLKKQLAEACLPQNLQEQSSQPAAELSAEPSCRATKASQTDFKSAKMADLELKCGKQQAQNQQLQQQLQESQRQLEEQAIQHRQEREKFQSEMNEVKSLLANYKDLHAFYLKIMKEENEEKSSMGTRLEKAEAEKELLPQTVEPLQKKQGTEQGKEGKVDLVPQTSLSLQEPAEEKQGMEQGKEGKVDLVPQTSLSLQEPAKEKQGTEQEKAGKGDSLLETVRSLQESLKTKQGNEKILIAKLEKLEEQPKQKKKKRNWLLRLFNRNKS is encoded by the exons ATGGATTCCTACAACTACAAAACTGATTCAGAGATCACCATTAATAACCTGAAGAAACAACTGGCAGAGGCTTGTTTACCACAAAACCTGCAGGAACAAAGTAGCCAACCTGCTGCAGAACTGAGTGCAGAGCCTTCCTGCCGAGCCACGAAGGCTTCACAGACTGACTTCAAATCTGCCAAAATGGCTGACCTTGAGCTCAAGTGTGGCAAACAACAAGCGCAGAACCAACAGCTCCAACAGCAGCTCCAGGAATCTCAGAGACAACTGGAGGAGCAGGCAATTCAACACAGACAGGAGCGAGAGAAATTCCAGTCTGAAATGAATGAGGTAAAATCCCTGCTCGCTAACTACAAGGACCTTCATGCTTTCTACCTAAAAATCATGAAGGAGGAGAATgaagaaaagagcagcatggGAACTCGACTGGAaaaagcagaggcagagaaggaatTACTGCCGCAGACTGTGGAGCCTCTGCAGAAAAAGCAAGGCACAGagcaaggaaaggaaggaaaagtggACTTGGTGCCGCAGACTTCCTTGTCTCTGCAG GAGCCTGCCGAAGAGAAGCAAGGCATGGagcaaggaaaggaaggaaaagtggACTTGGTGCCGCAGACTTCCTTGTCTTTGCAGGAGCCTGCTAAAGAGAAGCAAGGCACGGAGCAAGAAAAGGCAGGAAAAGGAGACTcactgctggaaactgtgagatCTTTGCAGGAgtctttgaaaacaaaacaaggaaatgAGAAGATCCTCATCGCCAAGCTGGAGAAGCTTGAGGAACAAcccaaacagaagaagaagaagcgcaATTGGCTGCTTAGGCTCTTCAACAGAAACAAGTcctaa
- the LOC115776001 gene encoding bone morphogenetic protein 3-like, producing MALYSRFVIVLLYGWSYLCVGFCAMLKTDNIPERRKVDFTHSVDKKYTTKEDRDTLLQDTMTEHMQMLYAKYNSAGFPFKDGNTVRSFKAHWGTINKKQLQIFNLTSLTKSEDILSATLHYYIGDLQNSTQGCSKSCARHGPRRHSHIHMVIWSFASVDNKMRTLGHFRINVSTLYRDFISWQWKDITRVVNQAKHHDELLIGIDVASQGSQPWKKLLSDRSPYILVYANDSAISEPESVVATLQRHHSVRGEGSISHGFHKLGLQEQNDTKGQSQPRHKRSVNVLLPLQNNELPGPEYPYETTGWDETSPYEPFENKQARRPRKKTRKNQRHKMPLLQFDEQTIKKARKKQWNEPRNCARRYLKVDFADIGWSEWIISPKSFDAYYCSGSCQFPMPKALKPSNHATIQSIVRAVGVVPGIPEPCCVPEKMSSLSILFFDEDKNVVLKVYPNMTVDSCACR from the exons ATGGCACTCTACTCTCGATTTGTGATCGTGCTGCTTTACGGATGGAGTTATTTGTGCGTTGGATTCTGCGCTATGCTGAAAACGGACAATATCCCCGAGAGACGAAAGGTGGATTTTACGCATTCAGTGGATAAAAAGTACACTACAAAGGAAGACCGGGACACGCTTTTACAGGATACAATGACGGAGCACATGCAGATGCTTTACGCGAAGTACAACAGTGCTGGATTTCCCTTCAAGGACGGCAACACTGTTCGTAGTTTCAAAGCGCACTGGG GTACTataaacaagaaacagctgcagaTTTTCAACCTCACCTCCCTCACCAAGTCAGAAGACATCCTGTCGGCTACTCTTCATTATTACATTGGAGACCTTCAGAACAGCACCCAAGGCTGCTCCAAAAGCTGCGCTCGCCACGGTCCCAGGAGGCACAGCCACATCCACATGGTCATCTGGAGTTTTGCCTCTGTGGATAATAAGATGAGGACTTTAGGACATTTTCGGATCAATGTGTCCACCCTCTACAGGGACTTCATATCTTGGCAGTGGAAGGACATAACTCGTGTGGTCAACCAGGCCAAACACCACGATGAGCTGCTTATTGGCATCGATGTGGCTTCACAAGGCTCCCAGCCATGGAAGAAGCTCCTGTCAGACCGCTCACCCTACATCCTGGTCTATGCCAATGATTCTGCCATTTCAGAGCCTGAAAGTGTGGTAGCCACTCTCCAGAGGCACCACTCAGTGAGAGGTGAGGGCTCCATTTCACACGGGTTCCACAAACTGGGATTGCAAGAGCAAAATGACACCAAAGGACAGTCACAGCCCAGACATAAGCGCTCAGTGAATGTTCTCCTACCACTGCAAAATAATGAACTTCCCGGTCCTGAGTATCCATATGAGACGACTGGCTGGGATGAGACGAGTCCATATGAACCGTTTGAAAACAAACAGGCACGTCGGCCGCGCAAAAAGACACGCAAGAATCAGCGGCACAAGATGCCCTTGCTCCAGTTTGATGAGCAGACAATTAAAAAGGCGCGAAAGAAGCAGTGGAACGAGCCCAGGAACTGTGCTCGGAGATACCTGAAAGTTGACTTTGCTGACATTGGATGGAGCGAATGGATTATATCACCCAAGTCGTTTGATGCCTACTATTGCTCAGGGTCCTGCCAGTTCCCCATGCCAAAG GCTCTGAAGCCATCTAACCACGCCACCATCCAGAGCATAGTGCGGGCAGTGGGCGTCGTCCCAGGCATCCCTGAGCCGTGCTGTGTCCCCGAGAAGATGTCTTccctcagcatcctcttctTTGATGAGGACAAGAACGTGGTGCTGAAGGTCTACCCCAACATGACGGTGGATTCCTGCGCCTGTAGatag